The genomic region TGATATTCAGTTGTTAAACCATTCCAAACTGGTACACCTGCATATTTACCTAATTCTTCAACGATATCCTGTCCAAAACCACGGTATTCTATTCCATCATACATCCGACCCAATACTCTAGCTGTATCTTTCATCGACTCTTTCTGACCGATTTGTGAACCTGAAGGACCCAGATAGGTACAATGAGCACCTTGGTCGTAAGCAGCTGCTTCAAATGCACAACGTGTGCGTGTTGATGCTTTTTCAAATATCAAGGCAATGTTTTTACCTTTTAGCATTTGCTGTTCAATACCAGCATATTTTGCCTTTTTCAGATCCATTGACAGATCCAATAAAAATTTCATTTCTTTTGGAGTAAAATCCAACAACTTTAAAAAGTTTCTGTTTCTTAAGTTATAGCCCATGTTTTATTTAAATTACAAAGTTCAAAATACAAATATCATTTTTTTTTCTCAGCCTATACAATAGTGACACGTGTTCCTCCATCATCAATTCCCAATCGCATGGTTTCGGTAATTATGGCATCGCGTCCGGTACTTTTTACAAAACGGATTGCAGCCCGAATTTTAGGAGCCATACTTCCTTCTGCAAACTGGCCTTCATCCAAATATTTTTGAGCTTCAGTTATGCTCATTTTGTCAATTGCTTTTTCTTCTGGCGTATTGTAATTGATACAAACCTTGGGAACATCAGTTAATATAAACAATTTATAAGCTCCTATTTGTGAAGCTAATAAAGCCGAAGCAAGGTCTTTGTCAATAACAGCATCAATACCTTGAAGTTTGTTTTCCTTGGCATGATAAACAGGGATTCCTCCACCTCCAACGGCAATTACAATCTGACCATCACGTGCCAGTCTTTCTATCGATTTCACATTATTGATCATGCGAGGTTTTGGTGAAGCAACAACTTTCCGCCAACCTCTTCCTCTTGCATCTTCTTTGAAAGTTGCTCCTGTTTCTTTCGAAATTCGGTCGGCATCTTCTTTTGC from Bacteroidota bacterium harbors:
- a CDS encoding carbamate kinase, producing AKEDADRISKETGATFKEDARGRGWRKVVASPKPRMINNVKSIERLARDGQIVIAVGGGGIPVYHAKENKLQGIDAVIDKDLASALLASQIGAYKLFILTDVPKVCINYNTPEEKAIDKMSITEAQKYLDEGQFAEGSMAPKIRAAIRFVKSTGRDAIITETMRLGIDDGGTRVTIV